One region of Wyeomyia smithii strain HCP4-BCI-WySm-NY-G18 chromosome 3, ASM2978416v1, whole genome shotgun sequence genomic DNA includes:
- the LOC129729627 gene encoding eukaryotic translation initiation factor 6 → MALRVQFENNDDIGVFSKLTNSYCLVAIGGSEAFYSTFESELAETIPVVHASIAGCRIIGRLTVANKNGLIVPGSTTDVELQHLRNSLPDTVKIQRVEERLSALGNVIACNDYVALVHPDIDRETEEIIGDVLGVEVYRQTIANNVLVGAYSVLSNQGGLIHPKTPTTELDELASLLQIPLVAGTVNRGSEVLAAGVVVNDWCAFCGMSTTSTELSVVESVFKLNEAQPTGVTNSLRASLIEAMA, encoded by the exons ATGGCTCTGCGTGTACAATTCGAGAACAATGACGATATAGGAGTGTTCAGTAAGCTCACCAATTCGTATTGTTTAGTTGCTATCGGTGGATCGGAAGCTTTCTACAG CACATTTGAATCCGAGCTTGCAGAGACCATTCCAGTGGTGCACGCCAGTATTGCCGGATGCAGAATTATTGGTCGGTTGACTGTGGCCAACAAGAATGGTCTCATCGTTCCCGGTAGCACAACAGATGTCGAGTTGCAGCATTTACGAAATTCTCTCCCGGATACCGTGAAAATTCAACGTGTCGAAGAGCGACTGTCGGCGCTGGGCAATGTGATAGCCTGCAACGATTACGTTGCCCTAGTGCATCCAGATATTGACCGGGAAACGGAGGAAATAATAGGAGACGTACTTGGGGTAGAAGTTTACCGGCAGACAATAGCAAATAACGTCCTGGTAGGGGCATATTCAGTTCTCAGCAATCAGGGCGGCCTTATTCATCCCAAGACGCCTACAACAGAGTTGGATGAATTAGCGTCGCTTTTACAGATTCCACTGGTG gcTGGAACTGTTAATCGTGGCTCAGAGGTGCTGGCAGCGGGTGTAGTCGTAAACGATTGGTGTGCATTCTGTGGGATGAGTACAACGTCGACCGAATTGTCGGTCGTAGAAAGTGTTTTCAAGCTAAACGAAGCACAACCTACCGGAGTAACGAACAGTTTGCGGGCGTCATTGATTGAAGC AATGGCGTAA